In the Mycobacteriales bacterium genome, one interval contains:
- a CDS encoding TetR/AcrR family transcriptional regulator C-terminal domain-containing protein, with amino-acid sequence MGAPLLRRDRYPRLNHPGAFTALQRRPVQGAEAAASFEAALRAFSKAGFGLAEACGAVKVTSRLALTVGLERGRAVQGLIPETEVEVEALPPEAFPHVRRLGGVTDPETAWNFSLDTSVSGLRAQLRRARPR; translated from the coding sequence TTGGGTGCGCCGCTTCTTCGCCGCGATCGGTACCCTCGCCTAAACCACCCGGGTGCCTTCACCGCGCTGCAGCGCCGGCCCGTCCAAGGGGCGGAGGCCGCGGCCTCGTTCGAGGCGGCCCTCCGCGCGTTCTCGAAGGCCGGGTTCGGCCTGGCCGAAGCTTGTGGCGCGGTCAAGGTGACCTCGCGGCTCGCCCTGACGGTGGGGCTCGAGCGGGGGAGGGCCGTGCAGGGCCTGATCCCGGAGACCGAGGTCGAGGTCGAGGCGCTGCCTCCCGAAGCCTTCCCGCACGTTCGTCGACTGGGCGGGGTCACCGACCCCGAGACCGCCTGGAACTTCAGTCTGGACACTTCGGTGTCCGGACTGCGGGCCCAGCTGCGTCGGGCTCGCCCCCGCTGA
- a CDS encoding TetR family transcriptional regulator, with translation MRRPLSRARIIRAALEVIDREGLEALTMRRVAARLGVEAMSLYHHVPSKDAILEGVFDLAVAEAELPKGEVSAADWIRGSAEAFRRLVRDHPRAFPLFTSRPVPLVDVAAAQPMEDGLAAFARLGMTPESAFAAVQAVSLAMLAVGLLESRVALEPHPDVVTKLAELPVDRFPLLSAVLELDIDPELIWSSLVDALVRGLGEPESA, from the coding sequence GTGCGTCGACCGCTCAGTCGGGCCCGGATCATCCGCGCGGCGCTGGAGGTCATCGACCGGGAGGGCCTCGAGGCGCTCACCATGCGCCGGGTCGCCGCCCGTCTGGGCGTCGAGGCGATGTCGCTGTATCACCACGTTCCGAGCAAGGACGCCATCCTCGAGGGTGTCTTCGACCTGGCCGTAGCCGAGGCTGAACTGCCGAAGGGAGAGGTCAGCGCCGCAGATTGGATCCGCGGTTCGGCCGAGGCGTTCCGTCGGCTGGTTCGCGATCACCCTCGGGCTTTTCCGCTGTTCACGAGCCGACCGGTTCCCCTCGTCGACGTGGCCGCGGCGCAGCCGATGGAGGACGGGCTCGCTGCTTTCGCCCGGCTCGGCATGACTCCCGAGTCGGCGTTCGCGGCCGTGCAGGCGGTGTCCTTGGCCATGCTCGCGGTCGGGCTGCTGGAAAGCCGGGTCGCGCTCGAGCCCCATCCGGATGTGGTCACCAAACTCGCCGAACTTCCGGTTGACCGGTTTCCGCTCCTGAGCGCCGTCCTGGAGCTCGACATCGATCCCGAGCTGATCTGGTCGAGCCTTGTCGACGCCCTCGTCCGGGGGCTGGGCGAGCCAGAATCGGCTTGA
- a CDS encoding serine hydrolase domain-containing protein: protein MDNRMPDMASLSEYVAAKATELEVPGAAIGLLHDGIEEYAYHGVTSVENPLPVDATTLFQFGSTGKTFTAAAMLRLVDQGVVDLDAPVRRYVPELKLKDESVARAVTVFQLFNHTAGWSGDLMANTGDGDDALAKYVERMATIEQVSPLGSSVSYNNASLSLAGRVIEKVTGQTYEQAIRELLFEPLGMANSYFSPNEVMTRRFAVGHNQKPDGTIEVARPWALPRAAAPAGGISATAADQVAWAQFHLGDGRGREGQRLLSAELLARMQEPSVEIKGSALGDFVGISWFLRDVEGARLVSHGGTTNGQHSAFVMVPDRGFALISMTNCEPNGPQLNDAVLGWALERHLGIVEQDPEPLNLSDPELAPYTGTFETIAASCEITTNKGGLLLRVNIKPETLAALSEAGNDHGAADGQPPLPLGILPGDGDRYVVSDGPAKGMKGYFARDETGTIVGVHVGGRMAAKVR from the coding sequence ATGGATAACCGCATGCCCGACATGGCTTCACTCAGCGAATACGTTGCGGCGAAAGCGACCGAGCTCGAAGTTCCGGGGGCGGCGATCGGGCTGTTGCACGACGGGATCGAGGAGTACGCCTATCACGGGGTCACCAGCGTCGAGAACCCGCTGCCCGTCGACGCGACCACGCTGTTCCAGTTCGGCTCGACCGGAAAGACCTTCACCGCCGCCGCGATGCTTCGACTCGTCGACCAGGGCGTTGTCGATCTGGATGCGCCCGTGCGCAGGTATGTCCCGGAACTCAAACTCAAGGATGAATCGGTCGCCCGAGCGGTGACCGTATTCCAACTGTTCAATCACACCGCCGGTTGGTCGGGGGACCTGATGGCCAACACCGGCGACGGGGATGACGCCCTGGCGAAGTATGTCGAGCGCATGGCGACGATCGAGCAAGTCAGCCCACTCGGTTCAAGCGTCTCGTACAACAATGCCTCTCTTTCACTCGCCGGTCGCGTCATCGAAAAGGTAACCGGCCAGACCTACGAGCAGGCGATCCGCGAACTGCTCTTTGAGCCACTCGGCATGGCGAACAGCTACTTTTCCCCAAACGAGGTTATGACTCGACGTTTCGCTGTCGGACACAATCAGAAACCCGATGGCACGATCGAAGTTGCGCGACCCTGGGCGCTGCCCCGCGCTGCCGCTCCGGCGGGCGGAATTTCGGCGACCGCTGCCGACCAGGTCGCCTGGGCACAATTCCATCTCGGTGACGGCCGTGGCCGAGAAGGCCAGCGGCTGCTATCTGCCGAGCTACTCGCGCGGATGCAAGAGCCGTCAGTCGAGATCAAGGGCAGCGCCCTCGGTGACTTCGTCGGAATCAGTTGGTTCTTGCGGGACGTGGAGGGTGCCCGCTTGGTGAGCCACGGCGGCACTACAAATGGGCAGCACTCCGCATTCGTGATGGTGCCCGACCGGGGGTTCGCGCTGATCAGCATGACGAACTGCGAACCCAATGGACCGCAACTGAACGACGCCGTGCTCGGTTGGGCGCTGGAACGACATCTCGGCATCGTGGAGCAGGACCCGGAACCGCTCAACTTGAGTGACCCGGAGCTGGCTCCCTACACCGGGACTTTTGAAACGATCGCTGCTAGCTGCGAAATCACGACGAACAAGGGCGGGTTGCTGCTCCGCGTCAACATCAAGCCAGAAACCCTCGCCGCGCTCAGCGAGGCCGGGAATGATCATGGGGCCGCCGACGGGCAACCGCCGTTACCGCTTGGAATCCTCCCGGGCGACGGTGACCGCTATGTGGTCTCGGACGGTCCCGCGAAAGGCATGAAAGGCTATTTCGCCCGGGACGAGACCGGCACGATCGTAGGCGTGCATGTCGGAGGGCGAATGGCTGCGAAGGTTCGCTAG
- a CDS encoding C45 family peptidase — protein sequence MRVVPLVEVVGSPYEQGRAHGEMLCDGVHRVLDRLACDVQTQYDLTFDAFSHRFTSEFGFRESAERWVPFVLDEVRGIADAVKRPFEHVLCLNLMDEYWVHRLGPVHQSCSSLGLAPRPGEPTWIAQNMDLPTLYDGLQTLVRSTGDPDRPDRLVLTFPGYVGLTGYNEAGVGVCCNTLSQLARSRHGLPVSFVVRGILNQRNASDAVAFAQSVPHAAGQNYLIGDPTTVIDIECSANSVVRFVPDSGPEIVWHTNHPLVNDDLHIGEPDRRPKRATVTTAIDAEANTRRRLESLVARLQGPALQQPIEAVAAALRARDSIEHPVCRHPEDGRGFFTFAAIAMRLSDHAEAQVSFGPPDLNDFATYRLRAQSGTASSRPRPSDRPEISS from the coding sequence GTGAGAGTCGTTCCCCTGGTCGAGGTCGTTGGTTCCCCCTACGAGCAGGGTAGGGCGCACGGAGAGATGCTTTGCGATGGCGTTCATCGCGTTCTAGATCGGCTGGCTTGCGATGTGCAGACCCAGTACGACTTGACGTTCGATGCGTTCAGCCATCGGTTCACCTCCGAGTTCGGGTTTCGTGAATCCGCTGAACGCTGGGTGCCGTTTGTTCTAGATGAGGTCCGTGGCATCGCCGACGCGGTAAAGCGACCCTTCGAACATGTGCTGTGCCTGAACCTCATGGATGAATACTGGGTTCATCGACTAGGTCCGGTACATCAGTCGTGTAGCAGCCTGGGGCTGGCTCCCAGACCGGGTGAGCCGACCTGGATCGCCCAGAATATGGATCTACCCACGCTTTACGACGGGCTGCAGACCCTCGTGCGCTCTACCGGTGACCCGGACCGACCAGATCGGCTGGTTCTCACTTTCCCCGGCTACGTGGGCCTTACGGGCTACAACGAGGCGGGGGTCGGTGTCTGCTGCAATACGCTGAGTCAGCTGGCCCGGTCTCGACATGGACTGCCTGTTTCATTTGTCGTTCGTGGCATCCTGAACCAGCGCAACGCCTCAGACGCGGTTGCGTTCGCACAGTCGGTCCCACATGCCGCCGGACAGAACTACCTCATTGGCGATCCCACAACCGTGATCGACATCGAGTGTTCGGCCAACAGCGTAGTCCGCTTCGTCCCTGACAGTGGTCCGGAGATCGTGTGGCACACCAATCATCCACTCGTCAACGACGACTTGCACATCGGCGAACCGGACCGTCGCCCGAAGAGAGCTACCGTGACGACAGCTATCGATGCCGAAGCCAACACTCGTCGCCGGCTAGAGAGCCTGGTGGCCCGGCTACAGGGGCCCGCGCTGCAGCAGCCGATTGAGGCGGTCGCGGCAGCTCTACGGGCCCGGGACTCGATCGAGCACCCAGTGTGCCGCCATCCCGAGGATGGCCGGGGGTTCTTCACTTTCGCCGCGATAGCCATGCGGCTTTCCGACCACGCCGAGGCGCAGGTCAGCTTCGGGCCGCCGGATCTAAACGACTTCGCGACGTACCGCCTGCGCGCGCAGTCGGGGACGGCTAGCTCACGGCCCCGGCCCAGCGACAGACCCGAAATCTCCTCGTGA
- a CDS encoding MlrC C-terminal domain-containing protein, which translates to MRPRIILGRCAPDGTQLLRALLAAQPRDAVFCGLKDPQAVQIAQQAGVGRTIDLELGARTDRLHGEAIASLAYVKALTDGQADLEAPMGAGSTLQLGPTALLIVDGVEVIVISVGQQTVDRTPLILHGIDPLLRKLVAINPPNIFGSRFKALAARIITTDPPG; encoded by the coding sequence ATGAGACCTCGGATAATCCTGGGGCGCTGCGCCCCGGACGGCACGCAACTGCTGCGAGCACTGCTAGCGGCGCAGCCCCGCGATGCGGTGTTCTGCGGCCTAAAGGACCCGCAGGCCGTGCAGATCGCCCAACAGGCGGGCGTCGGCAGGACGATCGATCTCGAACTCGGCGCGAGGACTGACCGGCTACACGGGGAGGCTATCGCCTCCCTCGCGTACGTGAAGGCATTGACAGACGGTCAGGCGGACCTCGAGGCACCGATGGGCGCCGGCAGCACTCTGCAGCTCGGGCCCACCGCGCTGCTCATCGTTGACGGAGTTGAAGTCATCGTCATTAGCGTGGGCCAGCAGACGGTCGACCGCACTCCCCTTATCCTGCACGGGATCGATCCACTTCTGCGAAAGCTGGTGGCGATCAATCCTCCCAACATTTTCGGTTCTCGTTTCAAGGCACTGGCTGCCCGGATCATCACGACTGATCCGCCGGGTTGA
- a CDS encoding prolyl oligopeptidase family serine peptidase, which yields MLVDFARVRKSLESLGVAPPSWGSPACSDFRLGQGDRTVEFDQGGRWFSVNVTTNDVTELPLAEQALRTRSTPREIRKTFLSPRTPVLEVPDPSGQFLLTERDHELWLRSALDGRYQRLTHDGNDDVRWTSEDALWAPNGQTLAAIRTDNTDVDRLPVLHWLKPLEEVEWVPYAKTGARQAVRSLNFVSITGHVLPVDIGRPGDDVFLLVPVAWLPSSELLFLVSDRINKVLELRAADLRTGASRLVVAERQDSFVYGIRFDAALASATLTPDGHLVWMSERDGWRHAYLYDLDGRQICQLTEGEFEIERVCGFADDVVYLLGRSAAQRPYDLQLCRVGMDGSGFAQLTESPGIHLPLISPSGRVIVDIHSHIDRPPRTDLLNSDGKWITTLATADVSALDELGYFLPEEFTATALDGTTLLHGVLYKPFDFDPSRSYPLVEHIYAGPQGIMNPSGYHGPSTARLLASVGFVACVVDGPGTPGRGKAFQDVVSSRFGQYEVAEHANVIRQLLARHSFLDGTRVGITGGSWGGYNTVRALLLEPETYHVGVAAYPVGDCIDHIGTAIEPYLNLPRDNALAYASASNLPLVDRLRGHLLLMHGTSDVNAPFGATMKLVDAFIRAERAIDLLVLPELDHSLEGQRGRYALERMVGYLAEHLAL from the coding sequence GTGCTCGTCGATTTCGCGCGGGTGCGCAAGAGCCTGGAATCCCTGGGCGTCGCACCACCATCGTGGGGCTCGCCAGCCTGCTCGGACTTTCGCCTGGGGCAGGGGGACCGGACCGTGGAGTTCGACCAAGGCGGTCGGTGGTTTTCGGTCAACGTGACTACGAACGATGTCACAGAGTTGCCCCTCGCCGAGCAGGCCTTGCGGACGCGAAGTACGCCCCGGGAAATCCGCAAGACCTTTCTTAGCCCGCGAACTCCCGTGCTCGAGGTGCCGGATCCCAGCGGCCAGTTTCTGCTCACTGAGCGGGACCATGAGCTGTGGTTGCGGTCCGCTCTCGATGGCCGGTATCAGCGCCTGACCCACGACGGCAATGACGATGTCCGCTGGACGAGCGAAGATGCCCTGTGGGCGCCGAATGGGCAGACTCTTGCGGCGATCCGCACTGACAACACAGACGTGGACCGGCTTCCCGTGTTGCATTGGCTCAAGCCGTTGGAGGAGGTCGAATGGGTGCCATACGCGAAGACCGGCGCCCGTCAGGCTGTCCGCAGCTTGAACTTCGTAAGCATCACTGGCCACGTCCTGCCAGTCGACATAGGTAGGCCCGGTGATGATGTATTTCTCCTCGTGCCGGTTGCCTGGCTCCCGTCCAGTGAGCTGCTCTTTCTGGTCAGCGACCGAATCAACAAGGTGCTCGAGTTGCGCGCCGCGGACCTACGAACCGGAGCCAGCCGACTCGTGGTCGCCGAGCGACAGGACTCCTTCGTGTACGGCATCCGCTTCGACGCAGCTCTTGCCAGCGCCACACTGACGCCTGACGGGCACCTGGTATGGATGTCGGAGCGCGACGGTTGGCGGCACGCCTATCTCTACGATCTCGACGGGAGGCAGATCTGCCAGCTCACTGAGGGAGAGTTCGAAATCGAGCGGGTTTGCGGCTTCGCCGACGACGTGGTGTATTTGCTTGGCCGGTCCGCCGCGCAACGCCCGTACGACCTGCAGCTGTGCCGGGTCGGCATGGACGGATCTGGATTCGCCCAGCTCACTGAATCTCCGGGTATTCACCTCCCGTTGATCTCACCGAGCGGCCGAGTGATCGTTGACATCCATTCGCACATCGACCGCCCCCCTCGAACCGATCTGCTGAACAGCGACGGCAAGTGGATCACGACGCTCGCGACCGCCGATGTATCCGCGCTCGACGAACTCGGATATTTTCTGCCAGAGGAGTTCACCGCTACCGCCTTGGACGGGACGACCCTGCTGCACGGGGTCCTCTACAAGCCGTTCGACTTTGACCCATCTCGCAGCTACCCGCTGGTCGAACACATCTACGCCGGACCCCAGGGCATCATGAACCCTAGCGGCTACCACGGTCCGAGCACCGCTCGGCTGCTCGCCAGCGTCGGCTTTGTCGCGTGCGTTGTGGACGGTCCCGGGACACCTGGTCGCGGCAAAGCCTTCCAGGATGTGGTGTCTAGCCGGTTTGGCCAGTACGAGGTCGCCGAGCACGCGAACGTCATCCGTCAGCTGCTCGCCCGCCATTCATTCCTCGACGGCACCCGGGTGGGAATCACCGGCGGCTCCTGGGGGGGATACAACACGGTGCGTGCCCTCCTCCTGGAGCCGGAGACCTACCACGTCGGAGTCGCGGCATACCCGGTGGGTGACTGCATCGATCACATCGGTACCGCGATCGAGCCCTATCTCAACTTGCCGCGGGACAACGCGCTCGCCTACGCGTCGGCATCGAACCTACCCCTCGTTGATCGGCTACGTGGACATCTGCTGCTGATGCACGGGACATCGGACGTCAACGCTCCATTCGGCGCGACCATGAAACTAGTCGACGCGTTCATCCGGGCCGAGCGAGCAATCGACCTGCTCGTCCTGCCTGAACTCGACCACTCCCTGGAGGGACAGCGTGGGCGCTACGCGCTGGAGCGAATGGTGGGCTACCTTGCCGAGCACCTTGCCTTGTAG
- a CDS encoding serine hydrolase domain-containing protein, whose translation MTRRSDLHHYLDELVERHRLVGVGLAVLADGEVHELASGRADVRSPTPMTVDTLCLIGSTTKLLTATLALQLVDEGMLRLDDPVLRYLPGCRIPDGITVRQLLCHTSGLDVGAYSDHGRGERSVARYVATLGPDNVVAAPGEQWGYSNAGYVIAGRLVEVLRGTDWDEALRRYLLEPAGLIHSATLPEHTLLHPVSVPHVRAGTEAEVCRAWGVAGRALGPTGSTLAMTAGDLVRFAELHLGGGIAGTGNRLLSEESVAAMQAPQVDVTPGSPFAQQWALGWYAASWGDRVFRGHSGHNLGAGSHLALFPEMGGALALVFNTIPGDSALCHELFADLAGELFGATKPDPWLPVTPLSAPDLAPLTGRYACSQFRLDVAANGGALKVVAVGERELARPPTRMVPALFGRAWGSGQLGAHAAPPPDGFVTPELFFSAADATGHPRYAHLSVFPSRRICDESEIR comes from the coding sequence TTGACTAGGCGAAGCGATCTTCATCACTACCTCGACGAGCTGGTGGAACGCCACCGCCTCGTCGGTGTCGGTCTGGCGGTACTGGCAGACGGGGAGGTCCATGAGCTTGCCAGTGGTCGTGCGGACGTCCGAAGTCCGACGCCGATGACTGTGGACACCCTCTGCCTGATCGGATCCACTACGAAGCTGCTCACCGCGACCCTTGCGCTGCAACTCGTCGATGAGGGGATGCTGCGGCTGGATGACCCTGTGCTTCGGTACCTTCCTGGCTGCCGGATCCCGGATGGCATTACGGTGCGGCAGCTGCTTTGCCACACCAGCGGCCTTGATGTCGGCGCCTACTCCGACCATGGCCGTGGCGAGCGCTCCGTGGCCCGCTATGTGGCCACGCTCGGGCCGGATAACGTCGTGGCAGCTCCTGGTGAGCAATGGGGGTACAGCAACGCAGGCTACGTGATTGCCGGTCGACTGGTCGAGGTGCTCCGCGGGACGGACTGGGATGAGGCGCTACGCCGCTATCTCCTGGAACCGGCCGGGCTCATCCACTCGGCGACGCTGCCCGAGCACACGCTGTTGCATCCGGTCAGCGTGCCGCACGTGCGCGCTGGGACCGAAGCCGAGGTATGCCGGGCGTGGGGAGTGGCTGGGCGCGCGTTGGGGCCGACCGGCTCCACACTGGCGATGACCGCCGGTGATCTTGTTCGCTTTGCCGAGCTGCACCTGGGCGGGGGTATCGCTGGGACGGGCAATCGGCTGCTGTCCGAGGAGTCGGTGGCCGCCATGCAGGCTCCACAGGTTGACGTGACCCCGGGATCTCCATTCGCCCAGCAATGGGCCCTCGGCTGGTACGCGGCCAGTTGGGGCGACCGCGTCTTTCGGGGACATTCGGGGCACAATCTAGGCGCCGGATCTCACCTGGCACTCTTCCCCGAGATGGGTGGTGCCCTGGCTCTGGTCTTCAACACCATTCCCGGAGACTCCGCGCTCTGCCACGAGCTGTTCGCGGATCTAGCGGGCGAACTGTTCGGCGCGACGAAACCTGACCCCTGGCTGCCGGTGACCCCGCTCAGCGCGCCCGACCTCGCACCGCTGACCGGCCGCTATGCCTGTAGTCAGTTCCGGCTCGACGTAGCCGCTAACGGCGGCGCGCTGAAGGTCGTGGCGGTGGGCGAGCGTGAACTTGCCCGGCCGCCGACCCGAATGGTCCCGGCCCTCTTCGGGCGAGCTTGGGGCAGCGGGCAACTCGGTGCGCACGCCGCGCCACCGCCAGATGGCTTCGTGACCCCCGAACTGTTTTTCTCGGCGGCTGACGCCACTGGTCACCCCCGCTACGCGCACCTGTCCGTCTTCCCGAGCCGACGGATCTGCGATGAGAGCGAGATCAGATGA